The nucleotide sequence AGTGTTTAATCGTAAGTCCTGATGAATAGCCACCACCCCGCAGACCGATACCCGTGCTGTATCCGTTGCTGCTACCACCACCACTACTCTTTTTTTTGCTTTGAGCTGCTACTGGCTGCGTCCCGCACACTAGCGCAATACCTAACGCAACAAGAGTAAAATTCTTCATAGGAAAGTTATAAAAGTGAAATTATATTCACGTAAATATAACGCCTAACACGGATTAGCCGCGGAATTATTACAAAGATGATGTGCGCGCTATTTCATCGGAGAGGTGCACTTTGATACCGCCACCGTCATCTTCGGCCGCACGTAGCATGGCTTGCGCCACGGCAGCAGCGGGCACGGGCCGGTATTTCCGCAACGGGCCCAGCAACAGCGGATTCAGGGCGCGGAGCAGAATGGCGCCGATTCGTTCTGCGGGCCGTTTCTCGTTCCGCTCGCCCAGCAGCAAGGAAGGCCGGAAGAAATGGATAGCTCGGAAAGGCGTCTGCTGCACGGCCGCTTCCATCTCACCTTTCACACGGTTGTAGTAGATGCGCGAGCCGGCATCGGCGCCCATGGCCGATACCAGTAACAGCTGCGACGCAAAGTTGCGGGCCGTAAGCGCTGCCAGCGTTACCACGTACAAGTAATCGACGCGGTAAAACGCTTCTCTGGAGCCCGCCTGCCGCATGGTGGTACCTAGGCAACAATACACATCATCAGCAATTAAACTCATGCTGTGTTGCTCTAACTGGTCGAAATCCAGGACCCGCTGCTCTAATTTAGGATGAACCTGAGTCAACGGCTTACGTCCGACGGCAATAACTTTGGCGTAGCGGTTGGAGGCCAGCAGCAAGGGCAGCAACTGGGAACCAATCAGACCACTGGCCCCGGCGATGATAGCGGTTTTCTGCATGATAAAGAGGTAGCAACAAATGGCCGAGAGCCGGACGCCCGCACAGCAAACCAACAGAAACAGTCTTAAGGGCCTGCCGTGGTACGTAAACCCGGTGAGTAGGGTAGGCCAACAGCAGAAAGATGCTGTTATTACTTGTTGCGTTGCCTGCTTACAAAGAACCTGGCTGCAGGTTCCTTTCATCTACAGTCCGGCGCGTGTGCAGTACTGCTGAAGGTGCCATTATCCGCAAGGCGTCGCTGTGAACATGTATCTAGTGCTGTCATTCCAACGCAGGAGGAATCTGGGTTAATTTGTTCTAATAATTTCACTCAGATTCCTCCTGCGTTGGAATGACAGGGCTTGTGTAGATAGGCTTTAAGAACCAAGCGGGAGCTTGCTAATCAGGCAAGTAGTTTCTCTCGTACTTCCCTGAGCCGTTCCTGCTTG is from Hymenobacter tibetensis and encodes:
- a CDS encoding NAD-dependent epimerase/dehydratase family protein — encoded protein: MQKTAIIAGASGLIGSQLLPLLLASNRYAKVIAVGRKPLTQVHPKLEQRVLDFDQLEQHSMSLIADDVYCCLGTTMRQAGSREAFYRVDYLYVVTLAALTARNFASQLLLVSAMGADAGSRIYYNRVKGEMEAAVQQTPFRAIHFFRPSLLLGERNEKRPAERIGAILLRALNPLLLGPLRKYRPVPAAAVAQAMLRAAEDDGGGIKVHLSDEIARTSSL